Proteins encoded together in one Xenopus laevis strain J_2021 chromosome 6L, Xenopus_laevis_v10.1, whole genome shotgun sequence window:
- the twist1.L gene encoding twist family bHLH transcription factor 1 L homeolog isoform X1: MMQEESSSPVSPVDSASNSEEETDRQQSKRGCRKKRATRKSPEDPDSPSSVKRNKKASSTGSSPQSFEELQSQRVMANVRERQRTQSLNEAFAALRKIIPTLPSDKLSKIQTLKLASRYIDFLCQVLQSDELDSKMASCSYVAHERLSYAFSVWRMEGAWSMSASH, from the coding sequence ATGATGCAGGAAGAGTCCAGCTCGCCAGTGTCCCCGGTAGACAGTGCGAGTAACAGCGAGGAAGAGACTGACAGACAGCAGAGCAAGAGGGGATGCAGGAAGAAGCGAGCCACTAGGAAAAGCCCCGAGGATCCCGACAGTCCGAGCTCAGTGAAGCGCAACAAGAAGGCGAGCAGCACGGGCAGTAGCCCCCAGTCCTTTGAGGAGCTGCAGAGTCAGAGGGTCATGGCCAATGTCAGGGAGCGTCAGAGGACTCAGTCCCTCAATGAAGCCTTCGCAGCCTTGAGAAAGATCATCCCCACCCTCCCCTCGGACAAACTGAGTAAAATCCAAACGCTCAAACTGGCCTCCAGATACATCGACTTTCTCTGCCAGGTCTTACAGAGCGACGAGCTGGACTCCAAAATGGCCAGCTGCAGTTATGTGGCCCATGAGAGGCTCAGCTATGCCTTCTCCGTGTGGAGGATGGAGGGAGCGTGGTCCATGTCTGCATCTCACTAA